Proteins encoded within one genomic window of Polaribacter sp. NJDZ03:
- a CDS encoding PQQ-dependent sugar dehydrogenase, with the protein MKQFIYILIIYFGVLVSGFSQSKEYELIVPDLTNPWGFTFLPDNTMLITEKEGKLIHFKDGVKIEVQGVPEIYLRGQGGFLDIELHPDYQKNNWIYFTYVSSEGTGSGGNTALMRAKLKNNQLIDKEVLYKASPNTTRSQHFGSRITFDEENHVYFSVGDRDNRDENPQDITKDGGKIYRLNDDGTIPKDNPFVKINNAKKAIYSYGHRNPQGMRMNPLTKEIWSHEHGPKGGDEINIIKIGKNYGWPKVSYGVNYSGTKFTDNTSLPGMENPIYYWTPSIAPSGMAFINSDKYGSWKGNLLIGSLKFQYLTRCILKGNKVFKEVKMLKGIGRVRSIAQGLDGFMYVGVENLGIIKLLPK; encoded by the coding sequence ATGAAGCAATTTATTTATATTCTTATCATCTATTTCGGTGTTCTTGTATCTGGTTTTTCTCAAAGTAAAGAGTATGAGTTAATTGTGCCTGATTTAACGAATCCGTGGGGTTTTACTTTTCTACCAGATAACACTATGTTAATTACAGAAAAAGAAGGAAAGCTTATTCATTTTAAAGATGGTGTAAAAATAGAAGTACAAGGTGTTCCAGAAATTTACCTTAGAGGTCAGGGTGGGTTTTTAGACATTGAACTGCATCCGGATTATCAAAAAAATAACTGGATCTATTTTACCTACGTATCATCCGAAGGAACAGGAAGTGGAGGAAATACCGCTTTAATGAGAGCAAAACTAAAAAACAATCAATTAATAGATAAAGAAGTCTTGTACAAAGCGAGTCCTAATACTACAAGATCACAACATTTTGGCTCTAGAATAACTTTTGATGAAGAAAACCATGTTTATTTTAGTGTGGGAGATAGAGATAATAGAGATGAAAATCCGCAAGATATTACAAAAGATGGAGGGAAAATATATCGGTTAAATGATGATGGTACGATACCAAAAGACAATCCTTTTGTAAAAATAAATAATGCTAAAAAAGCAATTTATAGTTATGGGCATAGAAATCCACAAGGGATGAGAATGAACCCATTAACAAAAGAAATTTGGTCTCACGAACATGGTCCAAAAGGAGGTGATGAAATAAATATTATTAAGATTGGTAAGAATTATGGTTGGCCAAAAGTAAGTTATGGCGTTAATTATAGTGGTACTAAATTTACAGATAATACTTCTCTACCAGGTATGGAAAACCCCATTTATTATTGGACACCCTCTATTGCGCCAAGTGGTATGGCTTTTATAAACAGTGATAAATATGGTAGCTGGAAAGGTAATTTATTAATAGGTTCTTTAAAGTTTCAGTATTTAACAAGATGCATATTAAAAGGAAATAAAGTTTTTAAAGAAGTAAAAATGCTAAAAGGTATAGGGAGAGTTCGCTCTATAGCGCAAGGTTTAGATGGATTTATGTATGTTGGTGTAGAAAATTTAGGAATTATTAAATTACTTCCAAAATAA